cataTTCTTCAGGGGCATGACccaattcttcaggggtaaacccataTTTTACGGAagtcttcaggggtgaatgcaattttagCCAATCTTAGGGGGAAGAAGAAAAGGTAAGGGTTCGGattttaaatgcaatagcccattAAAATAAGCGTCCTTCAACATAAGCTTCAATTGTTCTTTTGGTCATGTTCAAGTCAGCCACAGAGCATTTTTATGAACTTTACATACCAGAACTTCTTGTCCAACACATAAAATTGATGTGTATGCCTCTAGAAAGACATAATCTGCTCTCTTTACTATTTCAAGCCCTTTTACTGTGATATCCTTGGCATCTCCAAGCCCGAGACCAACAAGATATAGCATGCTTTCTTGGCTTTGCATCGGATCACAAGGACTGGAACTAGAGGTTATTTTGGTTCTTCTTACATGAAGTACTGTTAAGCTGGCTCTCCTCGTGTTGTGAACGATGGTGAGAAAACTCAAGTTTCACGAGAAAAAACTTCTCAAAAAGGTCGACTTCATATCATGGAAAAGTGACAGTAATATCCGTGAGGTGAAAGTTCTACGAAAGTATCACATTCAGAAGAGGGAAGACTAtacaaaatacaacaaaatttGTGGTATGGTGAGGTCTCTTGCCAACAAAATTAAACAGCTTGAGCCGAAAGATCCATTCCGAATTGAAGCTACTGAGCAGCTCTTGGAAAAGCTGTACTCTCTTGGcttaatttcaactaaaaagaGCCTGTCTTTATGCGAAAAGCTGAATGCCTCTGCACTTTGTCGGCGTCGTCTTGGAGTAGTGATGGTTCGTCTACGTATGGCACAAGCTGTAAAAGATGCAGTGAAGTATATTGAACAAGGTCACGTGAGAGTTGGGCCAGAGGTCATTATGGACCCGGCTTTTCTTGTTACAAGAAACATGGAGGACTTTGTGACATGGACGGATACATCAAAAATAAGGAAGCATGTGATGGAGTACAGTGATCTGAGGGACGACTATGACTTATTATGATGAAGTAATGGACATGTGCTCGTTTGTAGACTGCAGTGTATGCCAAGGTGATGAAAAACAacagactgctcacagtctagaGGACAGGAAATAAACTGTACTGCTTGTTTGTTTCAAACTAGTGAACAAATTACAATGGACAATGCTGTTGCGTTTATTCAAATTTAAGTCAAAGTCATTTGTAAAAAACCTACatgtaataacaatattattatatttattggaTATTATTAGAGGAGTTAGGTCGCTTATACACTTGCGatatttattaaattaaatgCCGCCCTCGTATAAATGCCTCCCTCGATTCAACACACAGATGGAAGCAAAACTACCAATAAATGCTGTCCTCGAATAAATGCCGCACCTCATCAGAAGAATGCTGCGTTTACTTGAGGATAATAAGAAAATACTCAGTACAACTTGGCAATTTACACCATCCAGTcatttacgattctatctcaACAAAATAAGAGAGACATTGAAGCCTTTTAAatacataatatttacaaacgatTAAAGGTGGTCAgtgattttcaaaaaaatgattTCAAAATAAACGCCACCCTCGAATAAATGCTGCCCTTGAATAAATGCCACATCTAAAAtgcccaaaaatttaataaaccccatggcgtttaatcgaataaattaAATGTGGTGGTTGTTTAGACTATTTTAAACATCATTATGATagttattagggaccttaaatTCCAATGAGAATTAGAttggaaaagaaaagcaaatatGCGTTTGTGTATtgtgcttttttgtacatttctttgacatcACTGCATTactatgacgtgaaaatgcccaatttcacgttttatggagtgacaatgaaattttctttctctttctgaacttgggtATGGTTCCTagaaattcaactccaggagattTTGCTTGCATAATAACTTGACAAAGTCAGTGAGGTTGGAATAACTGCAATGAAGATTGATAGAACGTCAATTCACTTTTTCAGGCTCATTTTATTCTTGGGCCGGGAGAGCCTTCAAACACAGACATATTAACTTTTTAAGAGGAGAGACTGCCTTGTGTATATTTGAACCTTTTCTATGATACTTGCACTGTGACTGCCTTCAAAAATCTAAAGAAGCACCTGGGTAAAGGCTTGTGGAGAGAAGTGACACTCAGAAATATGTCTGTGTTTGACAGATACTCGTTGCTTGGCTCAGTGTATTTAAAACAATATCAACTACACTGGATTTTGTCTCATTAGAATGCCATTAAAAATGGTTTACACAGTAGAGAATGTCAAGCATTTAACAATttggaatttgtttttactgtctttgagtgagattatggaaaaagGTCTCTTGCCTTAAATAAACAGGGTAGTGAAGTGAATGATTTTTATCTACACAGAGTCACGGTTTGAGGGCCTCGATATAGCACACCTCTAAGCAAGCTTTCCTTGAGTCACCCCTTCCCAGGGGTTGTTGCATAACTGTTATTCTATTTATAGtaaaaataatacaattatTGATTAGTTTTAattagaaattattattttttatggcATGATAAGCAAAAATGCTACAtttaacattttgaatttttcattCCCAGCTGCCTGTGTAACTGACCACTTGTCCGGACTGAAAAAAATCACGTTTTTCTTATGACCTgcaaaaaggcaaaacaaactCTACCAAACATCACGAAAAACCATTATTCACAATATTATTTGCTTGCAAAACTAAGATTTTTGAAAGCATTCAGAACAGTTTCAACATTCGAATTTTGGGAAAAAACTTAATCGTGGTGCCCACATGAGTTCGTGGTTTTAGCGTCCCGCCCCAATCACCCCCACTTCAAACCCTTCAAAAATATTGGACAACAGGTCAAACTTGTAGAGTTTGTTTAGAAAAATGACCGAAAGAATAATAGCGTTAGCCAATTTATGTATTGAAAAGATGTACTAATGGCCCGTGTCAGTTTAGAATTAACCTAATTTTTGTCTATTGAAAGCCCGCCTTGCGTGTTTTCAGTGTTTTGACTACGGTAGGAATGGCCTGGAGAACGAGCCGATGTGAACACCTCGATCGCACGATAAACCCTGAACAACGATCCTGAAAACCGCTTGGATTTAcataggaaaaaataaacaggACGATACATAAATTAACAATAACTGTTGGAGAAAGCTCCTCCCCTTGATCTACAAATAACAAACCAGCTTTGGTCTCGAGGGAGTACACAGTGATTTGTGTCCTGGAACGACCTTCATTAGACAAGATAGCTCGTACAAGACAAGTTTCTTTGAAAACAGGTGACAATAGGTGCTTGCAAAGGAAGAGGAAATATCGAAGGATATAAGTCGTTGTTCTGATAAGAGCATAATAAGGTAAAATAGATCACATCCGACATCTGACAGGATTCTTAAGGGATATTAATAGCTTGCTGGGTTTTGACAAAACATTTGCAGCACAACATTTTTCCCTCGGGCAACTAGACGATTCTTTAATGTTGTTGGGCAGAAAAAGcatgttttttgcttgtttattCAACGATAACTCTTTGTGATGTccttttgtcttcaaatttccCCCACAGCTGTTACAGTAGAGAAAGCTGCTTCGGATTCCTGTCGCGCTACATTTTCTTCCAAGCCCTGCCATGCCGTTGGCGAAGAAAGCAGCAAAGAATGATATTAGTAAGTCCACGTCTTCtacatttttaacttaaagaaagttgtttgaatcagaaaaaaacatacaaatttCACTGCCTCTTCAGTAATTATTTCACTGGGCTCGACTTATACCCAGAAACTTGGCAATAAACATTAACATTCCTAAGGTGACCGCCGGCCATTTTGACGTCAGAAAAAACACAAATCTATCATGTGGTTTTGTGAATTATGCAAGGAAGCGTCTTTCATTCAGCGTCGTTTTGGTCCATACAGAGTTTTCTGTGTCCCGCTTTTCACTGTAGGAGCTGAAGATGAGCTCAAGAACCATCGCCTAGTAGATGTTTTGTAGAGTGTTCATTGTTCACGACGCCCGCACAATGGTACCGTGATGTGATGTGTGTCTTTAGAAAATGATTTGAACGCTGTAAATATAATCTTACACATCAGGGTTCTCTTTGTCGTGTTATCCCTTTCCACTGCTGGAATTCTGCAATGTTTATGATTCTCTATTAGCATTCCTAGGGTATTTTGCAACATATGTTAGTACATTATGAAAAAGTCGTAAATATTGATTCTACAGAAGTACGACGAAGTTGTAACTTCAGGATTCTCTTCTTACTCACGAGGAAAACACTTTAATTGATTTGGGAAGTATTTAATCTCAATTATTCAGACCAGCACTTACCACTACAGAGATTTCGTTGTTTACTTTAAGACAAAAATGGCCCTTGAAAAGGTTTCCTTGGATCTAAATGGATCTATTGCTTGTGCTTTGACATTTGTTTGTAAACTTCTATTCTGTGTTGCTTAGAGAATGTGTCATTATAAATGAAATGTAATTACTGACAAAATGAGCTAAAATGTACAAGTTGCCTACATCTGGTATCAAATTCGGTAAGTGTCATAGCGTATTGCAGCCCTCAGGCAGTACATTGAAATGTCCATAAATTATATAATTTAAGAGGTcaaaatgacaaacaaattaGTATAGCTAGGCCGATCAAGTCGCTTGCTAATAATATTTTATAGACAGATAGGTGATGATCTTGTGTTGAAGCATTTCTTTtacatttaaataaaaaaaaatgtatccgTTCTTGGcctaaaaataatcaaatattttttctgtgCAGGAGCTTGTAATGTTCCTTTAtaaatgattttcctttctcacaaaaattttgccttaatttttaaaatatacttaGTATTTATCTTTTAAGTTTTATCTCTCTTGATTCTATTCAATCACCTTTTTTTTTACGTTAAACCCTTCAAGAAGAGTGTATAGTTATTCATCCTCCAAGGTCACTAGTGTGATGACATAAATCTGATTTAGCTTTAGTTTGTAATCCACAGAACTGACACATGGAACAAGGTGTATGGatgtaaaattaaattaagcCAAATTTATAGCAAATGTTTGATAATGTTGCTTTCCCCCAACACCATTTTTCCACATGCATGTAGTCTTCTGACCTTTAGTTTGCCGTAGTTTATTACTTGCACCTTGTAATAAATCTTTTCAGAGCTTGTGgcttaaatttgcataaagagaaaagaaacattttttcaaagcacTAAGAATTCTAAAAGTAGCATTTTTTTCTGGACTGCAACTgtacaataatataatattatgaaaaatatgttttcatGAATTAAATAATACTTAAGgtttttgatgattttataattttcttatttcataCTGATAGGGTCCAGACAAGTTCAATGTTCTAGTGTGAACATTATTTTTAtccttgaaaattatttttctagTTAACATATTTGAAAAATGTAGTATTCCTTGTAAACCAAGGTATACAAATTTGTTAGaatttacatgtatgttttgCTTATGGTCTGCTCAGGGTGGAAGTTGACATTTGTAAGGAAATTGGGCTGGTTTCTACCAGTTACCTAGCAACAAAACCTATCAAAATCCTAAACAGTGAAACTGATTGAAATTACCTGGATGTCTTTGTTTGGTGAAATGTTTCCACAAGTCACTTCCAAGATTTTTTGACCACATTTTGAGTTTCAAACCACTTAAGAATTatggctatttttttaaatggtgTGTCCAATTGAAGTCAGTTTGCTTGTTTAATTAATCGCGACAAAACTTCCACCTTTCCTGCTTTAGGTTGCCGGTTCAAATCATGttggttgtttcttttttttcttttctgttgttttggcttttttccctttcttacATACTTTTTGAGTGTCTGGAGGTTCTTCGAGAAATGTATTTCAACTGTAAAAATAGGTTGACTTTATAAGAAAAGTTCAAAGGTGCtaaaattttttgaaagaaatcagGAGTCGGGATTGAGATGTTTAacagtagcctgagaaaacagccaacatttggtGGTGCtgccactggtttccccgccacatgacatctgagaaatgagcgccgaaattccatactgatgacgcgtcaccacccagatctggatagtgcctctgattggtacatgggaaatttgattcaaccaatgagaagcactacccagatctgggtcatttggcggggaaagcAGTGGTAGCAtcgccaaatgttggctgttttctcaggctagtttAACAGTGGAAATAAGAAAAGCAGATTGGGCTAGGTTTTGTCTGTAAACACAAATATTGGTACAAGGAAGGATGTTCAAAAAGTACTGCTGGGGAACAAGCCTATGTGTGGTCATCTTGGGTACACTTGCTGCTGAGAAATCTGCATTTTAACAAAGGTTTTCATTCAGACGTTCACTGGTCTGACatgtttgattgaaaattttctGGCAATTCTCCCTTGTTCGTCATTCACCTGGAGATTTCCGAAAATCTCCATATTTAGGTGTTTCCGTATGTTTCTTTTACTGGCGACCAATAAAAACGCGTTGTTTTGAAAACGTCACAGGTCTCTCTTCGGCGCCCGGACCTTGTCTGTTTCTTTGATACCAGCTCAAAAATACTGAAGAAGATCGAGAGTTTTTCAGGCAGAACTTTTTGGGTTGGCTATCATTATTTTTGGCCACTCTGAGGGAATCGAAGTAGTTGGTATTGTTGGTTGCCCGTTGAGTCATGGGCAACGCTCCAGCGAAGAAAGGAGACCCAGAAAATGGTATAATAATATTCGCGGGGGCATCTGTTGTTACACTCACCCTTGCGAAAAACCTACTAAgcttgtgtttttgttgtcttattttattttttcctgcaGTTAAAGCTTTTCTTACTGAGGCGAAGGAAGAATTCAATGCAAAATGGGAGAGACCATCTCAGGTAAGGCTTTCTCGCTACGAATTGTAGTATTATACTGTCGCATCCTCCGTTCGCTTTTAACTGAAAATATATTCATCTTTTTGATGTGCGCGCTTTTGTTGGGTGAGACTTGTAAATTACTTTAAACGGTGTTCTTTCCTTTTGAGATCGTGTCACTAACAACCCGTGCTTGAATCTTAGTTTGGCTTGTCGGTCCTATTTTGTAGTTGTAAGATTTTTGTATTTCAAGGCCGGCCAAGTTGCTTTGTCACGAAGTATTTTCTATATTGATTTTCATGGTGTCGCTCATGTCATGTCTGTTTGATGCTTACAGAATACGGCTAGTTTGGATGAGTTTGAGCGTCTCAAGACCCTAGGTACTGGATCATTTGGTCGAGTTATGCTGGTACAACACAAGAGCAGCTCAAGATACTACGCCATGAAAATTCTGGACAAGCAAAAGGTAATCTGAGGTTTATTATGTTGAATTTTTGAACGGGGGTTTGCGAGGATTTCGATTAGAGATGACTGGCGCAGTATGTCGGTTTTATTAGTTTAACTTATGTGCAAAAATATTACTCCCGACCTCTGTTTCGAAGCCTCAATCTTTCAAGGAttagagaaaaatattaaataaggACGATTGTATCCTTGGAAAACGAGATCTCCGTTTCCTCGAATTTCTAAATTTGAATGGCAGATAAAAGACTTCgctttaacaacaacaacctgTTCGTTGATTTATTCTGAATGTCTGTTACGAATAGCTGTGTCTTATTTTAAGatatgaaagtaaaaattcaATGAATCTGGGCGCTATTTTTTGAGTTTCGTATCTTGGATTACTTCTTCTTTCTTGTAGACATTGAATTATTACATTCTTGGTTTGCACTGTTCATTGCTTTTTGTAATCTCAACTTAGACATAGGCACCATTTTTTATGTAACAGGTGTTATGACGAATTAATAATCTTGAACTGGGTGTAGCATAGAATTCATACGATCTGCTTTAATTTTAAGGTTGTCAAGTTAAAGCAAGTTGAGCACACGTTAAACGAGAAGAGAATCTTGCAAGCCATCACCTTCCCATTCTTGGTGAATCTGGAATGGCACTTTAAGGTTTGTTTCTGCAAAGATATTGGCTAACATCATGCTTCTAAGCTCATTCCCCGATCTGTTTTTCCATTAAGTTTGAACTAAAATACAACCTTTTTAAACTCTAATTCCTTAAGTCACTTATTAAAATTATCTGCATTATAATTGTTGACAAAATAACACGGACGTGTTAACATCatttgagaatgttttgattATGATGTCCTTTTGTTTAAGATATTAAGATTTTGCAACACCCACTTGCAATAGAATGATATAAGTTTTATAAGTGAAAAATTGTTGAATCATTTAGATAAGCCTGGAATACCATCACCACTTTTGGTTTCGTAGGGTATTTTACTCATTCCTTACTGTCAATGACATTCTAATTTAAATATTgttgcaacaaaataataacaatatttggTGCAAGTCTTGGGTATAGGCTGTAAGAGACCAAGGTTAGTTTCAACATACTCATCATTGCTCGTCTAGTGAATGATTTTATCCAGGTATAACATTTATAAAACTTTAATATCAGTAAAGCATTTTCTTTACattctatgacaacgttatcACCCCGTGCCTTCCACTTTTAACATTACTTCATCTTGTACAACTGTTGTGTCTATTGTAATAACCTTCTGACACTTGCATTGTTATGTTGTCCCCTTTCCTTTAAGGTGCCTGTAAGTAATTGTCAATTTGCTCCATTGTAAGCTAATACTTTGAATATGGTTATTGATATGCCTCAGTAAGTTCCTATCCAGGATAAGAGGAATATTTTGATTAAAGAAGTTGCCTAGAAGTACATGCGTTAATTTTAGTGAATATCCATGCGGCTATCTAACATCAGCAAACATCAGTTACCATGTAAGACATCACAGACACGGTTcatacaatcttgaaaaggtcttgaattttagtagtcatcttgaaaagtccttgaattcccttgaggtccttgaaaagtacttgatttctttattaggtcttaaaaaatccttgaaattcaCAACCTTGTCTGCGCCAGAcacctttttctgtaaaattagattattttgctgaggaaaatttggctcatcctcggtgtaagaacctgtaaaactcacgaggaatgtaaaaacatttttgtgcatgaacaatatgttatttctgtttctttatttcaaatgctatttctgtACGTCAGACGCATTTGCAAGTCATACCCtgtcattttgcaaagtgttgTTGCGGAAAATAGTATGAAATAATGTGATCAATGATGGCCGAAGAGGTAAAATCATAAATGACTTCATGACGTGTTCTAGCCAGTAGGGTGATCAAAGGGGGTCAAAGAAAACTGTAACTGGCCCTTGAAAATGAAAAGTCCTTCAAATAttgtttgtctgaagttgtacgaaccatgCAGACATctcttgcttgtttgtttagCTATCAATTAATGGTGTCTTTGTCACCACTGCACTGTAGCCTTATTTTCAAATgtactttcttttgtttgtagGATAATTCCAACCTGTACATGGTGTTGGAGTTTGTGCTTGGGGGAGAAATGTTCTCTCATCTAAGACGCATTGGTAGATTCAggtgaaatatttattttttttatgagaaGGCATGAACAGGGTTTTGTGTGCTTTGACATCGCCTACTTTCCCCCTTGGTGACAATCAACCTGATTTCAGTGTACCGCACACCTCAAATCTGCATAGCTCAAAATACATCTCTTGATAACATTATCGTAATATCCTCAAGCTCTGAAACCAACTGTAGAGCAACTTATGTATTCATATTGGTTTTAAATGACATAACTTAGCAAGGTTGTGGTGATAGCTGTAGCCGCCCTAGTGCCCAACACTTCTGggctttttaattttcacaatTGTTTGTTTGGGAACATTGCAAAGAATACAGCTGTTAAAACAACATTCACAGGAAAATGCccttttgttgtcttttgtttAACACATGGCAAAATTGTTATAAGGCGTGTGAGAAAGGGCTCTAATTTGGGACTAGGCCAGAAGCAATTGCAGCTACTAGTTAGGACCACTGGGATATAGCTG
The genomic region above belongs to Porites lutea chromosome 12, jaPorLute2.1, whole genome shotgun sequence and contains:
- the LOC140921621 gene encoding U3 small nucleolar ribonucleoprotein protein IMP3-like is translated as MVRKLKFHEKKLLKKVDFISWKSDSNIREVKVLRKYHIQKREDYTKYNKICGMVRSLANKIKQLEPKDPFRIEATEQLLEKLYSLGLISTKKSLSLCEKLNASALCRRRLGVVMVRLRMAQAVKDAVKYIEQGHVRVGPEVIMDPAFLVTRNMEDFVTWTDTSKIRKHVMEYSDLRDDYDLL